The genomic DNA GTATTACGATTTTATTACCATCGTGGTGGCAAAATTTAAAAGCGACAAAACCAAAATTACGTGTGCAGCTGAAGCAAAATGCCACACAAACGCAATCTTTCTTCGGCATGAATACACTCGTTAATTTTGACTGGCGCATTTCAACGAACGGCATTGATTTATCAGAAAGCGAATTTTTCGAACTCGTTGAACAAAACAAACGGTTATTCAATATAAATGGTCAATGGATGAGACTAGATCCAGCCTTTATTGAAGAAGTACGAAAGCTCATGAACCGTGCCGATGAGTATGGACTCGAAATGAAAGATGTCCTTCAGCAACATTTATCAAACACTGCTGAAACAGAAATTGTAGAAGAGGATAGTCCGTTTACCGATATTGAAATTGAACTAGATGGATATTATGAAGATCTATTCCAAAAATTATTGCACATTGGAGATATTCCAAAAGTAGATGTCCCTTCTTCACTACATGCAACACTCCGTCCGTATCAACAACATGGAATTGAGTGGTTATTATATTTAAGGAAGCTTGGGTTCGGCGCATTATTAGCTGACGATATGGGGCTTGGAAAAAGTATTCAAACGATCACTTACTTACTATATATAAAAGAGAACAACCTCCAAACAGGTCCTGCCTTAATCGTGGCACCGACATCTGTTCTTGGAAATTGGCAAAAAGAATTTGAACGTTTCGCACCAAATTTACGTGTTCAGTTACATTATGGAAGTAACCGAGCGAAAGGCGAATCATTTAAAGACTTCCTTCAATCAGCAGATGTTGTATTAACATCTTATGCATTGGCTCAGCTTGATGAAGAAGAACTTAGTACGTTATGCTGGGATGCTGTTATTTTGGATGAAGCGCAAAATATTAAAAACCCACATACGAAACAGTCAAAAGCAGTGCGAAACTTGCCAGCTAATCACAAAATTGCTTTAACCGGTACACCGATGGAAAACCGACTTGCCGAGCTTTGGTCTATTTTCGACTTCATTAATCACGGATATCTCGGCAGCTTAGGACAATTCCAGCGCCGCTTCGTCTCACCGATTGAAAAAGATCGTGACGAAGGAAAAATCCAACAAGTTCAACGTTTTATCTCACCATTTTTACTGCGACGAACGAAAAAGGATCAAACAGTCGCACTAAACTTACCAGATAAACAAGAACAGAAAGCTTACTGTCCACTTACCGGTGAACAAGCTTCCTTATATGAACAACTTGTTCAAGATACATTGCAAAATGTAGAAGGATTAAGCGGGATTGAACGACGCGGATTTATATTACTAATGCTGAACAAACTTAAACAAATTTGTAACCATCCCGCTCTTTATTTAAAAGAAGCAGAACCAAAAGACATCATCGAACGTTCCATGAAAACGAGCACACTAATGGAACTAATTGAAAATATAAAAGATCAAAATGAAAGTTGCTTAATCTTCACACAATACATTGGTATGGGGAACATGCTAAAAAATGTATTAGAAGAACATTTCGGTCAGCGCGTCCTCTTCTTAAACGGTAGCGTACCGAAGAAAGAACGTGA from Bacillus basilensis includes the following:
- a CDS encoding DEAD/DEAH box helicase; translation: MINQTEVTIRLQHVSQGWFLWGEDDSGTPLSVTSWKRNAFTWHSTSFYGTFLKEATFEGKQGVILTNAQAFEYIANKPMNSFAHIQMNGPITALTKDANELWDAFVSGSFVPDMERWPKQPSWKVQHTPIEDDTLASLFSSAVNESILQDNRSNDGWEDAKRLYEHYDFTKRQLDAALHEEDWLRKIGYIEDDLPFTIGLRLQEPQEEFEMWKLETIVTPKRGAHRIYVYESIDSLPKRWHDYEERILETQEGFSRLVPWLKDGDTFRSELFETEAWNFLTEASNELLAAGITILLPSWWQNLKATKPKLRVQLKQNATQTQSFFGMNTLVNFDWRISTNGIDLSESEFFELVEQNKRLFNINGQWMRLDPAFIEEVRKLMNRADEYGLEMKDVLQQHLSNTAETEIVEEDSPFTDIEIELDGYYEDLFQKLLHIGDIPKVDVPSSLHATLRPYQQHGIEWLLYLRKLGFGALLADDMGLGKSIQTITYLLYIKENNLQTGPALIVAPTSVLGNWQKEFERFAPNLRVQLHYGSNRAKGESFKDFLQSADVVLTSYALAQLDEEELSTLCWDAVILDEAQNIKNPHTKQSKAVRNLPANHKIALTGTPMENRLAELWSIFDFINHGYLGSLGQFQRRFVSPIEKDRDEGKIQQVQRFISPFLLRRTKKDQTVALNLPDKQEQKAYCPLTGEQASLYEQLVQDTLQNVEGLSGIERRGFILLMLNKLKQICNHPALYLKEAEPKDIIERSMKTSTLMELIENIKDQNESCLIFTQYIGMGNMLKNVLEEHFGQRVLFLNGSVPKKERDKMIEQFQNGTYDIFILSLKAGGTGLNLTAANHVIHYDRWWNPAVENQATDRAYRIGQKRFVHVHKLITTGTLEEKIDEMLERKQSLNNAVITSDSWMTELSTDELKELLGV